The DNA region ACCCGTATATCAATATTGACCCGGGCACTTTAAACCCCTACGAACACGGAGAATGTTATGTGACTGTAGACGGACATGAAGCTGACCTCGACTTAGGTCATTACGAACGTTTTCTTGGGATCCAGACTACTAAAGCCAATAACATCACAACCGGACGTATCTATAAAAGCGTTATCGACAAAGAGCGCCGTGGTGATTATTTAGGTAAGACCATCCAGGTCATCCCTCACATCACGGACGAAATTAAACGAAACGTGAAGTTGCTGGGTAACAAATATAAATTCGATTTTGTAATTACAGAAATCGGCGGTACGGTGGGTGACATCGAATCTTTACCGTATCTGGAAAGTATCCGTCAGTTGAAATGGGAATTGGGACGTGACGCTTTGTGCGTACACCTTACTTATGTACCTTACCTCACTGCAGCCGGTGAATTGAAAACCAAGCCGACACAACACTCCGTAAAAGAATTGCAGAGTGCAGGTATACAGCCGGATATATTGGTATTGCGTACAGAACACGAATTGGGCACCAACCTGCGTAAAAAAGTAGCATTATTCTGTAATGTAGATGAAAACGCAGTAGTACAGAGCATCGATGCTCCTACCATCTACGAAGTGCCTATTCTGATGCAGGCTCAGAAACTGGATGAAACGATATTGAAGAAAATGGGACTGCCCGTAGGAGACACACCGGGACTGGGTCCGTGGCGTGCTTTCCTCGAACGTCGCCATAAAGCGGAAAATACAGAACCGCTGCACATTGCATTAGTCGGCAAATATGACTTACAGGATGCTTACAAATCCATTCGCGAAGCCTTGTCACAAGCTGGTACATACAATGACCGCAAGGTATCCGTAGACTTTGTGAACAGTGAAAAGCTGACAGAAGAAAATGTAGCGGAAGCACTGAAAGGCATGGCAGGTGTATTGATAGGTCCGGGATTCGGTGAACGTGGTATTTCCGGTAAGTTCGTGGCTATCAAATATGCACGCACACATGATATTCCGACTTTCGGTATTTGCCTGGGAATGCAATGTATCGCCATTGAATTCGCACGCAACGTGCTGGGATATACCGATGCAGATTCACGCGAAATGAACGAAAAGACTCCGCATAATGTCATCGACATTATGGAAGAGCAGAAATCCATTACAAACATGGGTGGAACAATGCGTCTGGGAGCTTACGAGTGTATCTTGCAGAAAGGCAGCAAGGCATATGAGGCTTATGGGACAGAGCACATCCAGGAGCGCCACCGCCATCGCTATGAATTCAACAATCAGTATAAAGCAGAGTACGAAGCTGCCGGCATGAAATGCGTAGGTATCAATCCGGAATCTGATTTAGTGGAAATCGTAGAAATACCGAAATTGAAGTGGTTTGTCGGAACTCAGTTCCATCCGGAGTACAGCAGTACGGTACTGAATCCTCATCCGTTGTTCGTGGCTTTCATCAAAGCATCTGTCGAAAGTTTCGAGGAGAAAGAGAAAGCAAAGAAATAAGATTATTTCAATCTTCAGATAGTAAATTGTAAATAGATAAATTGTAAATAAATTCATGGATAAAAACACCATTACAGGTCTTGTTTTAATAGCAATTTTGTTAGTCGGCTTCAGTTTTCTGAGTCGCCCCAGTAAAGAGCAATTGGAAGCACAGCAGCGTTATTATGATTCCATTGCGCTGGTACAGCAACGTGAAGAAGCACTGAAAGCCAAAGCGGATGCAGCATTAGCCAATGAAAAAGATGTGGAAACAATAGATTCTACTTCCCTCTTCTTCAATGCTCTCCAAGGAACAGATTCGCTTATTACGATTCAGAACGACGTGGCTGAGTTGACCCTCAGCACCAAAGGCGGTTCCATATTCTCCGCTGTATTGAAAGAGTATATGGAACAGGACAAGAAAACTCCTGTAACCCTATTCACCGGAAACGATGTTTCCATGAATTTCCTTTTCTATAATAAAAAGGAAACAATACAGACTAAGGACTATTACTTCACCACTGTGAACCGTACGGACAGCACCGTAACAATGCGTTTATCAGCTGACAGTGCAAGTTATATAGACTTCAAGTATGCATTGCATCCCAATACCTACCTGGTAGACTTCAGCATCGATGCTAAAGGTATGGCAGATAAATTGGCAGTAAGCAATAACTATGTAGACATCGAATGGGCACAACGCGCCCGCCAGATCGAAAAGGGTTATGTATATGAGAACCGTTTGTCTGAACTGACTTATAAGATGCTGGGAGACGGCACAGATTACTTGTCAGCCAATAAGGATGACGAAAAAGAAGTGCCCGAACGTCTGGACTGGATCGCTTTCAAAAATCAATTCTTCTCCTCGGTATTCATTGCAGACGCTGACTTTGAAAAAACGAAGTTAGTCTCCAAAATGGAAAGAGAAGGCAGCGGATATATCAAAGACTACTCCGCCGAGATGAGCACGAGCTTTGACCCGACAGGTAAACAGCCAACGCAAATGTTCTTCTATTTTGGTCCGAACCATTACAAGACGCTGACTGCGCTGGATAAGGGACGTGAAGAGAAATGGGAACTGAATCGTTTGGTTTATCTGGGTTGGCCGTTGATCCGTTGGGTCAACAAATGGTTTACCATCAATATCTTCGACTGGTTGTCCGGTTGGGGGCTAAGCATGGGTATTGTATTGTTACTGATGACCTTGATTGTAAAAGCAGTCGTATTCCCCGCTACCTGGAAAACGTATATTTCTTCTGCCAAGATGCGTGTGTTGAAACCGAAAATCGATGAGATCAATAAGAAATACCCCAAACAGGAAGATGCGATGAAAAAACAGCAGGAGGTCATGGGAATGTACAGCCAATACGGTGTGAGTCCGATGGGTGGCTGTTTGCCGATGCTGGTACAGTTCCCGGTTCTGATTGCATTGTTCATGTTCGTGCCAAGTGCTATCGAATTGCGTCAGCAGAGCTTCTTGTGGGCTGATGACCTTTCAACGTACGATGCTTTTATCAACTTCCCGTTCAACATCCCGTTCCTGGGTAGCCACCTCAGTTTATTCTGTTTGCTGATGACGGTTGTGAATATATTGAACTCTAAGTTCATGATGCAGCAACAGGATACCGGAGCCAACCCGCAGATGGCGGCGATGAAGTGGATGACGTATCTCATGCCGATTATGATGTTGTTCATCTTGAATAGTTATCCTTCAGGTCTGAACTATTACTACTTCATATCGACATTGATTAGTGTGGTGACTACTCTCATTCTGCGTAAGACTACGAATGAAGAGAAACTTCTTGCCCAATTGGAAGCCCGAAAGAAAGATCCGAAGAAAGCTAAGAAAACCGGCTTTGCCGCCCGCCTGGAGGCAATGCAGAAACAACAGGAACAGTTGTTGAAAGAAAGACAGAATAAAAAGTAAGTCTCCGCTTTTCATCACTTGATAATAATAGCCGGGCAATTGATGTAATTGTCCGGCTTTCTTTCTCTTATAACGACTATAACTATAACTCAAATGAAAACTAAATATACCAACAAACAGATTTGGATGATAGCCTATCCGATCCTCATCAGTCTGCTGATGGAGCAAATGATAGGTATGACAGACACAGCCTTCCTAGGACGGGTAGGCGAAGTAGAACTGGGAGCATCGGCCATTGCAGGTGTCTTCTATATGGTAATATTCATGGCAGCTTTCGGTTTCAGTATCGGAGCACAGATACTCATTGCCCGGCGCAACGGTGAAAAGCAATACCGGGAAATAGGCGACCTTTTCTATCAAGGAATTTACTTTCAGATAGGACTGGCGGCAGTAATGTTCCTGCTCTCCTACTTCCTTTCACCAATGATACTGAAGCGAATCGTTTCTTCCGAACACATCTATGAGGCTGCCATCAGTTATCTGAACTGGCGGGTTTTCGGAGCCTTCTTCTCATTCAGTGCAGTCATCTTCCGTGCTTTCTTCCTGGGAACTACGCAAACCAAGACACTGACACTCAATTCCATAGTCATGGTATTGAGTAACGTAGTTTTCAACTATATACTGATTTTCGGTAAATTCGGATTTCCCGCGCTCGGCATTGCAGGTGCCGCCATCGGTTCATCACTTGCAGAACTGGTTTCACTGATATTCTTTATCCTCTACACCCGCTACCGCATTGACTGCCGTAAGTTTGGACTGGACCGTATTCCGAAGTTCCGCCCGAAGATACTGAAACGAATGCTGAACATTTCCTTCTGGACCATGATACAAAACGTCTTCTCCTTGTCCACCTGGTTCTTGTTCTTCCTCTATGTGGAGCATCTGGGAGAACGGTCGCTCGCCATCACGAACATTGTCCGGAGCATATCCGGCATTCTGTTCATGGTAATGATGGCATTTGCCTCAACCTGTGGTTCATTGGTCAGCAATCTCATCGGTGCAGGAGACAAAGACTGCGTGGCAGGCACTATCCGGCAGCATATACGCATTGCATACCTGTTCACATTGCCGCTAGCACTGTTTTTTGCACTGTTCCCAAAACTTATACTGGGAATCTATACGGATATACCCGATTTACAGGATGCAGCCGTACATTCACTTTGGGTAATGTGCTCGGCATATCTGCTTCTCGTACCTGCCAATGTATATTTCCAGGCAGTATCAGGAACGGGAAACACGCGCACGGCTCTGGTCATGGAACTGATAACGCTCGTCTTCTATGTTGCCTACATCACATACATCATTCTTTACTTGAAACTTGATGTAGCTCTGTGTTGGACATCGGAAATGGTATACTCCATTTTTATACTATTACTTTGCTGGTGGTATATTAAAGGAGGACGATGGCAAGAAAAACGCATATAATTTGTATATTTGTCGCAAAATAACCGTAACGAACAACATACATGAAACAAGTAAACTTATTGCTTATGTCAGCAGCTATGACATTGGCTGCCTGCGGCGGGACAAAAGACGCAGGGCAAGCCGGAGTACCGCTTATCGAGCGGTCGGATATCCAGATTGAAGGCAAACGCATGACTCCCGAAGCTCTCTGGGCCATGGGGCGTATCGGTGGTGTAGCCGTATCCCCCGATGAAAAGCAAATTGCTTACACAGTAGCTTACTACAGTGTACCGGAGAACAAGAGTAACCGTGAAGTCTTCGTGATGAACACAGATGGAACAGGCAACAAACAAATCACCCACACTCCCTGGCAGGAAAACGAAGTGAACTGGATAAAGGGTGGCACTAAACTGGCGTTCCTTTCCAATGAAGGTGGCAGCAGTCAGTTGTGGGAAATGAATCCGGACGGCAGCGGGCGTAAACAGTTAACTCAATATGATGGTGACATCGAAGGTTATTCTTTCTCTCCCGACGGCAAGAAGTTGCTTTTCATTGCACAGGTGAAAACTAAACAAAGTACTGCGGATAAATATCCCGATCTCCCTAAAGCGACGGGTATCATCGTTACCGACCTGATGTACAAACATTGGGATGAATGGGTAACCGGTGCTCCGCATCCTTTTGTAGCCGATTTTGATGGAAACGGTATCAGCAATATAAAGGATATACTGGAAGGAGAACCTTACGAAAGCCCGATGAGACCTTGGGGTGGCATCGAGCAACTGGCATGGAGTCCTGCCGGAGACAAGGTGGCATATACGTGCCGTAAGAAGACCGGTCTGGCTTATGCCATCTCCACCAACTCGGATATTTATATCTACGATCTTGCAACCAAGAAGACAGACAATATCACCGAAGAAAACAAAGGTTATGATACAAATCCTCAGTACTCTCCCGATGGTAAATACATTGCCTGGCAGAGCATGGAACGTGACGGTTATGAAGCTGACCTAAACCGCCTCTTCATCATGAATCTGGAAACAGGTGAGAAACGTTTCGTCAGCAAGGAATTCGAATCGAACGTAGATGGTTTCTTGTGGAATAGAGACTCTAAGAGTATTTATTTCATCGGCGTCTGGCATGGTGAAACACAGATTTACAATATCGATCTTGCCGCCAACGATAAGATTACGCAGTTGACAGACGGTATGTATGATTATGCTTCCCTCGCCCTTGCAGGAGATAAAGTAATCGCTTTACGCCACTCAATGAGTATGGGTGATGAAATCTATGCCGTATCTGCCACCCGCAACGGGGATGCTTTTGACGAAGCAAAACAACTGACCTTCGAAAACAAGCGGATTTACGACCAATTGGAAATGGGTAAAGTTGAAGCTCGCTGGATGAAGACTACAGACGGCAAACAGATGCTGACATGGGTTATCTACCCGCCACAGTTTGACCCGAACAAGAAATACCCTACCCTCCTGTTCTGTGAAGGTGGTCCGCAAAGCCCCGTAAGCCAGTTCTGGAGCTATCGCTGGAATTTCCAGATTATGGCTGCCAACGACTATATCATCGTAGCTCCCAACCGCCGCGGACTTCCGGGCTTTGGAGTGGAATGGAATGAAGCCATCAGTGGTGATTACGGTGGTCAGTGCATGAAGGATTATTTCACAGCTATCGACGAGATGGCTAAAGAATCGTTTGTAGACAAGGATCGTCTGGGTTGTGTAGGCGCAAGCTTCGGTGGCTTCTCCGTTTACTGGCTCGCCGGACATCATGACAAGCGCTTCAAAGCATTCATTGCACATGATGGTATCTTCAACATGGAAATGCAGTATCTGGAAACAGAAGAGAAATGGTTTGCCAACTGGGATATGGGTGGTGCATACTGGGAAAAACAAAATCCGGTAGCCCAACGCACATTCGCCAATTCTCCGCACCAGTTTGTAGACAAATGGGATACACCTATCCTTTGTATTCATGGCGAAAAAGACTACCGTATTCTAGCCAACCAGGCAATGGCTGCTTTTGATGCTGCCGTAATGCGTGGTGTTCCTGCCGAGCTACTGATATATCCGGATGAAAATCACTGGGTATTGAAACCTCAGAATGGCATCCTCTGGCAACGCACATTCTTTGAATGGCTGGGCAAATGGTTGAAATAAAAAAACAGACGATTGAAGGCTCCTGAAACAGACCATCTGTTAGGGATAAACAGACCGTCTATTTGATACAAACAGACCATCTATTCGCAGTGAATAGATGGTCTGTTTTTTATCTCTGCATCAAGCCCTGCAATTCACGGCATAAGCGTTGTTTTACTTCTTCCATCGGCACCTCCCGTTTCAGCTCCTGTTGCAGCGAAGTTACTCCTTTATCTATGAATCCACAGGGGTTGATATAGCTGAAATATCTCAAATCGGTATTCACATTCAGCGCCAACCCGTGCATGGTAACGAAATGGCTGCTCCGCACGCCAATAGCGCATATCTTACGCGCATGCGGCGTATCTCCCTCCAACCAAACACCTGTTGCTTTCTCCAACCTCCCGGCAGTAATGCCGTAGGAGGCACATACACGGATGACCGCTTCTTCCAACAAATGTACATACTCTTTCAGCCCCAACGAGAATTCTTCGAGATTCAGGATAGGATAACATACCAGTTGTCCCGGACCATGATATGTGATATCACCTCCACGATCAATATGATAGAGCGTAGCTCCTATCTTCTGAAGTTGTTCCTCACTCAACAGCATATTACCTTCTTTGCCGCTGCGGCCTAAAGTGTATACATGCGGATGTTCGCACAAAATGATGTGATTTTCATACTCTTCCCCTGCCTGCTTGGCACGAATAAGAGTATCAAACCACTCCGTTTGCCAGGTCCATGCCTCGGCATACGGAATGATATTCCAGTCAGTTATATTCAGTTTCATGCCGACAAAGTTAAGACTTTAGGGATAAAATCGTATATTTGCCGTCAGCAAAATGAAAAAAGATGAAACATAACTTCCCACAAGTAGATTTGCCGGTCGAAATGCTGGCATGGAGAGATGTTACAGAAGATATTCTGAATCTCTATCGCCAGTCATGCCGATTGAAGGCATGCATTTTTGCGTTATGCACTGAAGGGACCATCACAGCATCCATCAATCTGATGGAGCATGAAATAAAAAAGAATGACCTGATCATTCTGATGCCGGGAACTATCTTACAGCTCAATGAGCAAAAAGAAAAGGTACGGCTTTGCTTCGTAGGTTTCTCCAGTCACTGTGTCAATGGCATTAACCTGTTGCAGGCTACGATGGGATCTTTCTCCAAAATATGGGATAATCCGATTGTAAGTGTCAGCGATTTAATAGCATCCTATTTTGTGGATTACTTCGCACTGCTGACACGCATATCACTCTCCCATCCTACCGCTACCAGCACCGCAATGGCACAAAGCGTACT from Bacteroides sp. MSB163 includes:
- a CDS encoding CTP synthase — encoded protein: MGETKYIFVTGGVASSLGKGIIASSIGKLLQARGYKVTIQKFDPYINIDPGTLNPYEHGECYVTVDGHEADLDLGHYERFLGIQTTKANNITTGRIYKSVIDKERRGDYLGKTIQVIPHITDEIKRNVKLLGNKYKFDFVITEIGGTVGDIESLPYLESIRQLKWELGRDALCVHLTYVPYLTAAGELKTKPTQHSVKELQSAGIQPDILVLRTEHELGTNLRKKVALFCNVDENAVVQSIDAPTIYEVPILMQAQKLDETILKKMGLPVGDTPGLGPWRAFLERRHKAENTEPLHIALVGKYDLQDAYKSIREALSQAGTYNDRKVSVDFVNSEKLTEENVAEALKGMAGVLIGPGFGERGISGKFVAIKYARTHDIPTFGICLGMQCIAIEFARNVLGYTDADSREMNEKTPHNVIDIMEEQKSITNMGGTMRLGAYECILQKGSKAYEAYGTEHIQERHRHRYEFNNQYKAEYEAAGMKCVGINPESDLVEIVEIPKLKWFVGTQFHPEYSSTVLNPHPLFVAFIKASVESFEEKEKAKK
- the yidC gene encoding membrane protein insertase YidC, whose product is MDKNTITGLVLIAILLVGFSFLSRPSKEQLEAQQRYYDSIALVQQREEALKAKADAALANEKDVETIDSTSLFFNALQGTDSLITIQNDVAELTLSTKGGSIFSAVLKEYMEQDKKTPVTLFTGNDVSMNFLFYNKKETIQTKDYYFTTVNRTDSTVTMRLSADSASYIDFKYALHPNTYLVDFSIDAKGMADKLAVSNNYVDIEWAQRARQIEKGYVYENRLSELTYKMLGDGTDYLSANKDDEKEVPERLDWIAFKNQFFSSVFIADADFEKTKLVSKMEREGSGYIKDYSAEMSTSFDPTGKQPTQMFFYFGPNHYKTLTALDKGREEKWELNRLVYLGWPLIRWVNKWFTINIFDWLSGWGLSMGIVLLLMTLIVKAVVFPATWKTYISSAKMRVLKPKIDEINKKYPKQEDAMKKQQEVMGMYSQYGVSPMGGCLPMLVQFPVLIALFMFVPSAIELRQQSFLWADDLSTYDAFINFPFNIPFLGSHLSLFCLLMTVVNILNSKFMMQQQDTGANPQMAAMKWMTYLMPIMMLFILNSYPSGLNYYYFISTLISVVTTLILRKTTNEEKLLAQLEARKKDPKKAKKTGFAARLEAMQKQQEQLLKERQNKK
- a CDS encoding MATE family efflux transporter, producing the protein MKTKYTNKQIWMIAYPILISLLMEQMIGMTDTAFLGRVGEVELGASAIAGVFYMVIFMAAFGFSIGAQILIARRNGEKQYREIGDLFYQGIYFQIGLAAVMFLLSYFLSPMILKRIVSSEHIYEAAISYLNWRVFGAFFSFSAVIFRAFFLGTTQTKTLTLNSIVMVLSNVVFNYILIFGKFGFPALGIAGAAIGSSLAELVSLIFFILYTRYRIDCRKFGLDRIPKFRPKILKRMLNISFWTMIQNVFSLSTWFLFFLYVEHLGERSLAITNIVRSISGILFMVMMAFASTCGSLVSNLIGAGDKDCVAGTIRQHIRIAYLFTLPLALFFALFPKLILGIYTDIPDLQDAAVHSLWVMCSAYLLLVPANVYFQAVSGTGNTRTALVMELITLVFYVAYITYIILYLKLDVALCWTSEMVYSIFILLLCWWYIKGGRWQEKRI
- a CDS encoding alpha/beta hydrolase family protein is translated as MKQVNLLLMSAAMTLAACGGTKDAGQAGVPLIERSDIQIEGKRMTPEALWAMGRIGGVAVSPDEKQIAYTVAYYSVPENKSNREVFVMNTDGTGNKQITHTPWQENEVNWIKGGTKLAFLSNEGGSSQLWEMNPDGSGRKQLTQYDGDIEGYSFSPDGKKLLFIAQVKTKQSTADKYPDLPKATGIIVTDLMYKHWDEWVTGAPHPFVADFDGNGISNIKDILEGEPYESPMRPWGGIEQLAWSPAGDKVAYTCRKKTGLAYAISTNSDIYIYDLATKKTDNITEENKGYDTNPQYSPDGKYIAWQSMERDGYEADLNRLFIMNLETGEKRFVSKEFESNVDGFLWNRDSKSIYFIGVWHGETQIYNIDLAANDKITQLTDGMYDYASLALAGDKVIALRHSMSMGDEIYAVSATRNGDAFDEAKQLTFENKRIYDQLEMGKVEARWMKTTDGKQMLTWVIYPPQFDPNKKYPTLLFCEGGPQSPVSQFWSYRWNFQIMAANDYIIVAPNRRGLPGFGVEWNEAISGDYGGQCMKDYFTAIDEMAKESFVDKDRLGCVGASFGGFSVYWLAGHHDKRFKAFIAHDGIFNMEMQYLETEEKWFANWDMGGAYWEKQNPVAQRTFANSPHQFVDKWDTPILCIHGEKDYRILANQAMAAFDAAVMRGVPAELLIYPDENHWVLKPQNGILWQRTFFEWLGKWLK
- the lipB gene encoding lipoyl(octanoyl) transferase LipB → MKLNITDWNIIPYAEAWTWQTEWFDTLIRAKQAGEEYENHIILCEHPHVYTLGRSGKEGNMLLSEEQLQKIGATLYHIDRGGDITYHGPGQLVCYPILNLEEFSLGLKEYVHLLEEAVIRVCASYGITAGRLEKATGVWLEGDTPHARKICAIGVRSSHFVTMHGLALNVNTDLRYFSYINPCGFIDKGVTSLQQELKREVPMEEVKQRLCRELQGLMQR
- a CDS encoding helix-turn-helix domain-containing protein → MKHNFPQVDLPVEMLAWRDVTEDILNLYRQSCRLKACIFALCTEGTITASINLMEHEIKKNDLIILMPGTILQLNEQKEKVRLCFVGFSSHCVNGINLLQATMGSFSKIWDNPIVSVSDLIASYFVDYFALLTRISLSHPTATSTAMAQSVLHSILLGINALYANRPQSILAKSRKEEICQKFVQLVIENYMTERRAQFYADKLGISLQHLSTTVKQVTGRNVLEIISHVVITDVKARLKSTDMTIQEIAYSLNFPSASFFGKYFKRHMGMSPLEYRNS